One Bacteroidales bacterium genomic window carries:
- a CDS encoding cation:proton antiporter: MSEFSSYGLVIAASLIIIISYFFNIISRKTNVPSVLLLILLGILINESLIIFGIKTLNLLTFLEVFGIVGLILIVLEAALDLELTKDKWPIIWKSGSIALLSLIVTTFIISLLFKVFLNTDIFVSMIYAIPLSIMSSAIVIPSVVNLDNYKKEFMIYESAISDILGIMFFYFLIESAEIHGAGKITLSILTNVSITIVISILLSYLLIYIFQKIKTKVKLFLLIAVLTLLYTVGKMLHLSSLIVILTFGLMLHNRHIFFRGKLKKLIIEDAIDNIYKTFKVITIESSFVVRTFFFVIFGLTISLASLLKIKVIIISILVLAILYGIRFLLIRLFFRKDNKLLLYIAPRGLITILLFFAIPEQYHVEEFDSGILLFIIIVSSIIMAVALVKNKKSIKEQTEEPDTINSEFTEKTDYNSDILI; the protein is encoded by the coding sequence TTAATTAATGAAAGTTTAATCATCTTCGGTATAAAAACTCTTAACCTCCTTACTTTTCTTGAAGTTTTTGGTATAGTCGGATTAATATTAATAGTTCTTGAAGCTGCATTAGACCTTGAACTAACAAAGGATAAATGGCCAATAATCTGGAAATCGGGTAGCATAGCACTTTTATCCCTTATTGTTACAACTTTTATAATTTCATTATTATTCAAAGTATTTCTGAATACTGATATTTTTGTATCAATGATATATGCAATACCATTATCAATAATGAGCAGTGCAATTGTAATTCCAAGTGTTGTAAATTTAGATAATTATAAAAAAGAATTCATGATATATGAAAGTGCAATTTCAGATATTCTTGGCATAATGTTTTTTTATTTTTTAATAGAAAGTGCCGAAATACATGGTGCTGGCAAAATTACGCTTTCAATACTTACAAATGTATCTATAACTATAGTAATCAGTATATTACTAAGTTATTTGTTGATTTATATTTTTCAAAAAATCAAAACAAAAGTTAAATTATTCTTACTTATAGCTGTACTAACATTGTTATATACAGTAGGTAAAATGTTACATCTTTCATCTTTGATAGTTATACTAACCTTTGGGCTAATGCTTCATAACAGGCACATTTTTTTTCGTGGCAAACTTAAAAAGTTAATTATTGAAGATGCCATTGACAATATTTATAAAACCTTTAAAGTAATTACAATTGAATCGTCTTTTGTTGTAAGAACATTTTTCTTTGTTATTTTCGGACTAACAATTTCTTTAGCTTCATTATTAAAAATAAAAGTTATTATTATTAGTATCCTTGTTCTTGCAATATTATATGGAATAAGATTTTTACTTATCAGATTATTTTTCAGGAAAGATAATAAACTGTTGTTATATATAGCTCCACGTGGATTAATTACTATTTTATTGTTCTTTGCTATTCCTGAGCAATATCATGTAGAAGAATTTGACAGTGGTATTTTGTTATTTATAATTATTGTTTCAAGTATTATTATGGCAGTAGCTCTTGTTAAGAATAAAAAAAGCATTAAAGAACAAACTGAAGAACCTGATACAATTAATTCAGAATTTACAGAAAAAACGGATTATAATTCAGATATTCTGATTTAG